The segment ACAATGAGAAAGGGTATGTGTTCATGCCCCCCTGTCTATTCTACCACTGTATGACTCACTACCCGGTTTAAGCACTATTGCTGTCATATTGTGACTTGGAAATAACAAAGCGGAAACGAATTGTTTTGTTTCTGAAGAGTTTCTAGTCTGCCCAATATGTTATGCATGTTGTTTATTTATCAGATGCATAAAATCACATTGAGTAGGGTGTTATCTCTTACGATTCATTTTTCAGAAATGGTTTCAACCAAAGCACAATCCATGGTGCTGAGTTGAATTGAAGGACGTGAATTGAAGGATTTGGGGCATATTTTAGCGATCAGCGACATAGTCAACCAACCGCACAGACACTCCCCCAGTAAAGGTCCCAGTGGATGAAAATAACCTACCATGTCTGACTGTCAGTTTCATTTCGCTGTGAAATGTTCTACAAATATTGCGCTGTCTTGCAATAATTTACTAAAGGGATGCTATACATTTATATACATTGTCGTTTGTATACCACTCTACACTTGATCATTGACATATAGGTTATGGACTTTGGTGTGGCACGTGATAAATGATGCGGCTACATTACGATGAGGAAATCATTGCATTTCATATAGAAACCCAGCAATTAAAATCCAATAACAACGACGTAAATGTCGACGGAGGGAATAGGTTACTTCAATAATGGATAACAATTCGAAGCTAAATAAAAACAAAGGACAATGCTGCAATTCCACACATTATGTAGACATTTAAATGTCAAAGCATATTACATTTCATACCTGGAAATGGGGATTTCCAAAGATGAGTGGACTGTGTTTGCTCCTTGGAACAGTACACCTGCCCATCCCAGCCATTTGACAGAGCCCAGTGCTGGTAGCCCTCCATAGGAATCAATGCGTCGTGCCTGGGTTCGGGGTGGCTGATCCCGGGCACCACAGACATATCTAGATATCCAGGAACCGCTTGGTACGAGCTAGCAAAACTGGGGTAGAAGGCGAACTCTTTCGCCCTGCTAGACACCTCTTCCGTGGGCAACGCGGTGTGGGGGTCGGCATATTTCTCTGCGGGGTGGTACGAGCAGGGCTTCTGTTGCAAATTCACGTTGTGCGAGTGAGATAACCTACAACCGTAATAAGGGTTTCCAAACGGATAACCGTAGCTCAGAGATGCACTGGAGGAGGTTTGGGGAGCAGGACACTGTCGGCCGGTGTCTGGGGAAGATATATCCGAGTACACCGAGCCCTGGTGAGTCGCTATAGTGCCAGAATGTCGCCCCAACCCGGGGTGCGACATCAGGTCCCTGCAATGGGTCGCAGGGCAATTCCCGCTCAGTCCCTCCATTGTTTGGTTTTTATTCGGATTGTTTTCATTCGGGCTTTTTTCATAAACGTACATCAAGGTGTCCGCCCAGCGTGGATGCAGAACCAGTGAAGTCGTCATATCAGGGGCTGCGGATGGTTTTTAAAAGTCGACTACTCCAAGACCGACACCTCATTTCCAACTACATTTTACGTGAGCGCATGCGCAACAAAGACCCGTGTGTCCAGTTCATTAAGGTTCTGGCACGTGATATGCTAACGAGCCCGAAGAGATTGGGGCTTGTGAGTGGGGGGAGAATAGCCCTTTAAACAACTAGCAGCTCAAGTTTCACAGGGTCTTTCTGTGGAATACAGGGTCCCATCATTGGCTGAAGTCACCTACACGAACATCCTTAAAGGGGAGGTTGGAAACCTTAGGTGAAGGGGGACACGAAAACAATCTGCAAAGTTTGGCCGACACAGGAAAATATTAACATGATGTAAACATTTAATGAACTCAGAATTGTTTTCATTTTGGGCAAGATGAAAAATACATTTGAGTGGTATTATAATAATTCAATATGCAAGTCTAGGCCTTGTTATGCTTTGTGTGACAGTGCCGGTGTTGGTTTCATTAACAAATGTTCCCTCAATTAATTTATTTTGGAGTCAGAGTGGAAAACGTTTAGCTTGCATGACCAAAAATAAGTTGCATATTCAGACTTGCATATTCACACAAGTGGTTAACATAATATCTTATATCCATATGCAAATAGGCATACATGCTAATGCAAATAGACCATGTAAGCTATGTAATCAAACATGTAATTGTGTATTTTCTTATAATGAAAATAATGAGACGACCATTGGTAAAACATTAAATAGGCTATATGTTTGTCAGCGAACTGTGTGTAGGCTACGGGTAAGTAGTTTCAGCATTCCGAACTGCATTGGCATGAATTCTACTGCTTACTCTAATTTCAATAAAAACTCATTCAGGCCGTTTAATTAGGCTACAGGATTGCATCTTTCATTTACGAACGTAGTCTAGTTGGTGAACTATAATCAATGACGCATTTCAAATGCAGTTTATTAgacttaaaaaacaaaaaacaatcctAACTCATATTTGTGGGAGAAAATAGTGGGCGTCACATTTGGCTCTTTTTGGGAAATCCGAAGGTGATGGGTATAATCTAAATCTTGGGTCAAGTTTGTTAAAATTAAAGCGCAAGATCTGCCTAAATGTTGTTCTTATCGTGGTCCCTTCAATTACCTTCATATTCGAATAAATATCGATAGCTATGAACGtgcaaaaatattattattttttcagcCTTTTGCAATCGGTAGAGTGATAGACTTAAGGGAATGTAACGTCGCAAGATGATTTGTAGCCTTTCGCAATAATAACACGTTACTGAAAAAGCAcaactgtttttttgtttttccaCAATTTTTAATGATTCCAAAATAATACCCCGTCAattaaaagaagaaaaaaagcgtCAGAACAGGTTCACATATGAGTAGACTTTATTTGTGCGGAGGAGATCCATCTATTTATTTGTCTGGAAGAAGGATTACTTCAGGCGCAGACACTCGTATTTATTCATTTTGTCGTTCTTTCCTTTGGACCGAAGACAGATACATTAAAATGTAGAACATTAAAATACCATACAACATTTCAATGTTCTGATGCCAGTCACGTTTCTAATTACGCAATTATGTGTTTAGAACGCCAAAGGATGTCCCAATGTTTTGGAGATTGACAATAGGGTATGACTACTGAATATTCAACAAACACAACATGTTTTACTTGTGATGCTTTGGTCTATCCTAAACAATTTCAGACTCATCAAACTCAATCCGATCTCTTGAATCTCTACATGTTTATCTATGTATCTAATCGACTGTAAATTGACCGCGAAACAGTGTTGTGCACACATTATATCGATATCTAGACAGGAAAGGGAAAGCTAGAGTACAACTAGATGGCTGTAATTCGTCGTCACATAGACAAATAGTGCTCTGTTGTCTCAAATCCGGAGATTACAGCTATGGAGGGCCGGCTCATCCAAATGGCAGCTGCACGGAAGTCCAAGGTCAAGGTAAAAAACGTGGACAAACAAGGTCGTAATCAGTCTAGACAGACAAGAATGAACTTCACACTCTGCCGAGTATGCATGCAAACTCCTGTAATTTACAGACCCTGACTCTGAAATACCTGCAGAGTGGATAGTAAGTATAAAGACAAGGAAGGACAAACACTCCAATAGCAGCTCAAGTAATTTCCTGTGTTTTTAAAGGGACAACTAGGTTTGGGGCTGTGTGGAGAGGGAAGAAAGACAGAAACCTGGGCACTATAACACAGGCTAGATCGACTAATACAATTAACGCGTATGCATCTTTTCATGACACTTTGCTGGTGAGAGGTGTTTAGACATGTTATACATTTTATATGGATTACATTGATGATTTATATAGGCGTATACACGTTTTGCAATTTAATTGTTAGCGAGGTGTAGGCAGGACTAGCTTCACCATGGAACAtggtgttccattgttaaagtggaGTTGCaaggctttaaaaaaaaagaacaCCTCTAACTTGTAACCAAATATTCAGCATTGTTCCCTTGCGATACACATTCCCCTTTTTACATATTTTTGGACATTGGACTGCATGGGCTTGGTTATTGATAAAGATATCACGTCAATCATTTTTAATTACTATAGTTATGACTCATTTAGAATCCTCTTTCAAACGTGTCATATAAAATGAATGGATCTGTGAGGTTATACAGGCATTCAAACTAACTCCAACGTTCTGTATCGGGCGGTAAGCTAATTGAAGAGTGTGCAGGCCTGGCCTATGGCAATACATTTATATGCGTCCTTACACGTGTAAAGACAAATAACTTTATTTCGGGTACATGGGTTGTCATTGAATTTCCCTGCTCAATTAATTGCATTACTTTGGGTAATTATTATTCGCATTATTCGCTCAGGATATCATTTATCTGCGGTAAAGTAGCACCCAACAATGACAACATTCATGTTTTCAGTGCTTCCAAAGTACAGATATTTCTTCACCAAGTCAGCAATAGATTTGACATTTTTCTAGAAACCCACCTACCATAAGCCAAACTCTAACGAATGCATAGGCTATAATCACGCAAAACCAGGTATTCCTGCATGGCATCTGTGAGCTATGGAACATCCTCTATAAGTTTTAACAAATGATAATGATACAACAGCAAAGTACGACTTCAAATGTTTATTCTCCATGAGCGAAATATCCTGTTATATTTCCTGATTGCCAAAATATTGCAACGCTACTAATACAACAGAAAACACATGTTACAGTAGGCTTTATCGTATGCAACATGCATGCAGGATAAGGGTCGACATTCATAAATTCCATTCCAGCAACCTTATGTGGGAAATGAAACAAAGAAAATGACGGTGAATGTTCAATTAATGAACTGATTAATTTCCTAAATTGACTGATTTGTTCTTAAAGGGGTATACACAGCTTGTCACTATAGTGATGTAAGGTACGTCCGTTGTACCTTTAGTTCTAGGTACATAATTGTACCCTTGCAGTTCGGACCTCAAAATAGCCAATTTTGTACCTTAGGGGGCAAGATAGTATAGGCTCAAAAGCGTGCCTTTTGAAAATGTACAAATGTGCCTTTTTGGGTTTACACCACAAAGCATTATTTGTATATTTCCCAGGGTGCCTTTCAAGTGAATTTTAGAGATACcagtaccacccatgactgtgtttgcTAGTGACATGTCTATTACGTTCAATGGCTTTCAGTTCAAAGTGAATATTTTATAATCGAAATCAAAATATCTACACAACACATTACATTACGTGTACAGTATCATAAGGTCATACTTTGCCAGCGTAGTTTTACTCAAACAACATGGTCTAAAACTCTGGGTTTGCAGGCCACTTCGAGCaaatcacattatgctggcttgcaaagggATATGTAATTCATATTcgaatccagccagagttagaATTTCCCAAAATGTCAACTATTAATCACCAGCGACCTGCATTTACAATCACTACCATGGAAAGGACATTTTAAACGAGACTACCGAAACCATCTAAATGTGAACAAACATGCAGTAACAAGTGCAATAAGTCCAACTAccaacagattggattagtttaatTATGTTTGTTATTTAACACAAGCTCAATCAGTCAATGTGCATGCAAAAGCACATATGTTGACACAAAGAaacaatagagcatgctgggaaatatgataatgctGGGCGTGGTTTTTGAGAGTGTGTGATGATTGTACCTTTATATTAAAAGTATTGGCTACAAAAATGTACCATTATACTATTATCTGCACAT is part of the Oncorhynchus masou masou isolate Uvic2021 chromosome 33, UVic_Omas_1.1, whole genome shotgun sequence genome and harbors:
- the LOC135527592 gene encoding homeobox protein Hox-C13a, which codes for MTTSLVLHPRWADTLMYVYEKSPNENNPNKNQTMEGLSGNCPATHCRDLMSHPGLGRHSGTIATHQGSVYSDISSPDTGRQCPAPQTSSSASLSYGYPFGNPYYGCRLSHSHNVNLQQKPCSYHPAEKYADPHTALPTEEVSSRAKEFAFYPSFASSYQAVPGYLDMSVVPGISHPEPRHDALIPMEGYQHWALSNGWDGQVYCSKEQTQSTHLWKSPFPDVVPLQPEISSYRRGRKKRVPYTKLQLKELEKEYAASKFITKDKRRRISAGTNLSERQVTIWFQNRRVKEKKFVCKSKTSNHTPTT